Genomic segment of Caproiciproducens sp. NJN-50:
CTTTTCATCTATGGAAACTCGGGTCTTGGAAAAACGCATCTGCTCTACGCGATCCGCAATGAGATCGGCAACACCAACCCCGCCATGAAGATCGTCTACATCAAAGGGGACGAATTCACCAACGAGCTGATTGAGGCCATCCGCCGGGGCACGACCGGCGAATTTCATCAGCGCTACCGGAAAGCGGACGTGCTTCTTGTAGACGACATCCAGTTTATCGCGGGCAAAGATTCCACGCAGGAAGAATTTTTTCACACCTTCAATACGCTTTACGAGGCGAAAAAACAGATCGTCCTGACCTCCGACCGGCCTCCGAAGGATATCAAGACTCTGGAGGAACGCCTTCTGACCCGGTTCGAATGGGGCCTGACCGCCGATATTCAGCCGCCGGATTTTGAAACGCGGATTGCCATTATTAAAAGAAAAGCGGAATTGCTGAAGATCACCCTGCCGGACAACGTCGTGGAATACATTGCGAACCGGCTGAAAAACAACATCCGCCAGCTGGAAGGCGCCGTCAAAAAAATGAAGGCGTACTCCCTTCTAAATGGGGAAACCATGAACATACAGACGGCTCAGGCCGCCATCAGCGACATCATCAACAACGACCAGCCCACCCCCTTCACCGTCGAGAAAATCATCGACGAAGTCGCGCGTACATTCGGGACAACCGGCGACGACATCCGTTCCTCCAAACGCAGCGCAAACATTTCCGGCGCCAGGCAGATGGCCATGTACGTCGTGCGGGAAATCACGCAGATGCCTATGACCTCAATCGGAAAGGAATTCGGAGGGCGTGACCACTCCACCGTCGTCTACGCAATCCAGCAGGTCGAGAAAAATATTTCCCGCGACGCTAAAATAAAGGCGACGGCAGAGGATATCATCAAAAACATCCGGGACCGTTGAATCGTGAAGAACCGATTCAACATTCCACAAAGCGGAGGAAAACTGTTCTTTTCCAAATTCAAAGTCCCTTCCGGATTTTAAACTTCTTTTCAACATTTCCCACAGAGTTTTCAACAGCATGTTAAATCCTCAAAAAAAATACATACTGTTAACAAATTTCCAACAGAAGAAAAAGAAAAACAAAAAGCTGAAAAAACCAGTATCCATGCGGATTTTCCAATAATTTCAACTTTTCAGCGCATACTACTCCTATTACTGAAAAAATCCATTTCTATCCATTCATATAAGGAAATGAGCGGTGAGATCATGAAAATAACCTGCGACAAGCAAAAGCTGAACGAAGCCGTGTTGAATATCCAAAGGGCGGTCTCCTCCAAATCTTCCATCCCTGCCCTGGAAGGAATTCTGATCCAGGCCAAGGACAACACCGTACAGCTCTGCGGCTACGATCTGGAGCTTGGCATCACAACTTACTTTGACTGCAATACCGAAGAAAACGGAAGCATCGTCCTGAGCGCCAGACTCCTCAGCGAAATCGTCCGCCGCCTCCCGGCGGCAACCGTCACCATCATGACGGATGAAAAACAAATGACAACCATCCAAAGCGGAGAAACCGAATACTCCATCGTCGGAATCCCCGCTCAGGAATACCCCGAACTCCCGGCCGTCGGCGGAGAAAACACCTTGAAAGTACAAAGCGGCATCCTGCGTAGCATGATTCGCCAAACCCTGTTCGCCGTGGCGGAAAACGACGCGAAACCAATCCACACCGGAACTCTGTTCGAACTGGAAACCGACTGCCTCCGGCTCGTTTCCGTCGACGGTTACCGGCTCGCCATCAGGGAAGAACCGATCAAATGCGAATCAAAAACAAATTTCGTCGTTCCGGGCAAGACACTCGGAGAAGTTTTAAAACTGCTTGGCGACGACGACAACGAAGTGGAACTTCAAATCGGCAGGCGCCACATTTTGTTCAGCATTCAAAACTACACAGTCATTTCACGGCTCCTGGAAGGCGAATTTCTCGATTATCGCGCCGCGGTGCCAAACGAATGCTCAACGGAGCTGAAGGTCTCGACGCAAAGTTTCATCAGCAGCGTGGAACGTGTTTCCCTTCTGATCACCGACCGGCTGAAAAGCCCGGTGCGGTGCATATTCGAAGAAAATGAGATCCGCGTTTCCTGCTCGACGGCAATCGGCCGCGCGAACGACAAACTCGATGCACAGATCACAGGCAGTTCGCTGGAAATGGGATTTAACAACCGCTTTCTTCTCGACGCGCTGCGCAACACGGAATGCGACGAGGTCCGTGTCCAGCTGAACGGACCTCTCAGTCCCATGCGGATTCTCCCCCGGGAAGGGAATGCGTTTTTGTTTCTCGTGCTTCCAGTCCGCCTGAAAAATACCGGAGAATGAAGGCTCGATAGGATGAAAGAAGAAAAGATCATCATACGGACGGAATTTATCCGGCTCGACTCTTTTCTAAAGCTGGCGGGAGCCTTTGAAACCGGCGGGCAGGCCAAATACGCCGTTCAAAGCGGTCAGGTGCTGGTAAACGGAGAGGTCTGCACCATGCGCGGGAAAAAAATGAGGCCCGGTGACCGCGCCCAGGTCGGGCAATCCGTTTATGAGGTATGCTCCCCGTGAAAGTTCAGCGGCTCTCATGGAAGAATTTCCGAAATCTCCCGGCCGGCGAATTTGATCCCTGCGGCGAAGTCAATGTGATTTTTGGGCAAAACGCGCAGGGAAAAACCAATCTCCTGGAAGCGATGTGGCTTTTTACCGGAGAGCGGTCTTTCCGCTCTGCGAAGGATGCCGAGCTGGTCCTCCGAGAAGAACCGTCGGCCCGGCTGAAGATGGATTTTTACAGTGAAGGGCGGGAGCAGACCGCGCAGATCACGGTGGCGGACGGCCGCCGCTCTGCGGAACTCAACGGTGTGCCGAAGGGAGCGTGTTCCGCCCTGACCGGAAAATTCTGTGCGGTCGTTTTTTCACCGGAACATCTTGCGCTGGTCCGCGGCGGCCCGGCCCTGCGCAGAAGCTTCGTCGATTCCGCTCTCTGCCAGATAAAACCGGGCTATGTGTCGCTTCTTTCCGGTTACAACCGCACGCTGTTCCAGCGCAATGCGCTGCTGAAAGATATTCCGCGCCACGCGGAGCTGATGGATACTCTGTCCATCTGGGACGACAGGCTCTGTCAGTTTGGGGAAAGGATCGTTCGCCAGAGGACGGCGTATCTCGACGCACTCGCCTCCCCCGCCGCCGGGTTCTATTCCGGAATCAGCGCGGACCGGGAAACCTTGTCGCTCCGCTATCTCAAAAGCGCGGATGATCTTCGGCAGACGCTCTCCGACAGCCGACGGGAAGACCTTTTGAACGGGCACACCGGAGCCGGTCCCCACAGGGACGACGTTGAAATTACCGTCGACGGGATGAGCGCGCGGGCCTACGCCTCTCAGGGACAGAAGCGCAGCGCCGTTCTCGCGCTGAAGCTGGCGGAGGCGGAACTGCTCAACCGCATGAACGGTGAAAGGCCGGTTGTTTTTCTCGACGATGTCATGAGCGAACTGGACTCTCAGCGGCAGGATTATCTTCTGAACCACCTTTCGGAATTTCAGGTTTTTCTGACATGCTGTGAACCCGGCGCGGCGCGGCTGATGAAAAGCGGAGCTCTGTTTCAGATGGAAAACGGCGTGCTTTCCGTCCGGCAACCGCTCTGAGACCGATCATTTTTCCAATGGGAAAGGAATCACGCCATGTATCTTCATTTAGGACAGGACACCGTAGTTCTCATGAAAAATATCATCGGAATTTTTGACATGGAGACATCGACGATTTCCAGAACAACGCGCGACACGCTCGCGGCGGCGCAGAAATCCGGAAATGTTGTGAATGTTTCGATGGAAATGCCGAAATCCTTCGTCCTTTGCAGAGAAGGGAATAAAACGACGTTCTATATTACGCAGATTTCATCTTCAACGCTGCTAAAACGAACCGGATTCACCGATGAAATTTCAAATCTTTAAAAAGGAGTCCACATGAAGAAGTTTCGAAAACCGCGCTGTCCTCACTGCGGGGATAAAATAGGTCTCGCAAACGCCTGGGTTTTGAAAACCCAGGGCGAATATCTCTGTCCCAAGTGCGGCGGTGTCTCTAATATCGTGCTGGACAGGCTTCTCTATTTGTTCGCGTTTCTCGCCATATTGGTCAGCGGCGTTTTTTTTACATTGGGGTTTGTCGGACTGCTGCCGCTGGATATCTGGCTGATTCTGTTGGTTCTGCTTCCGTTTCTGCTGTTTTATCTGATGTCTGTTTTTCTTGTGCGCCTGAGGAAACCCGCCGTGCGGAAACGTCCGGCTCCCCCCGGCACAGTCCACAAGCCGGACAGAAGAACGGGCGCCGCCGCGCATTGGCGCTAGAAAGAAGAAACCGAAATGCTGAAACTTCCCCTGTGCCCCTATTGCGGCGCGAGATTTCTCTATCCGGAGGTCAAAAAGTCGCGGAATAAAAAAAGCGGGGTCTGCCCGAACTGCGGTAAGACCTTCCGTATTTACAGCCGGACCGGCCGGGCTGTTTTGTACGCCCTATCCTCGTTTTTTTTGGTCGGGCTCGATTTTTTTCTGCTGACGATTCCCGCCATGAATTTGACGTTTCTTCTGGCAGTGACCGCGGCGGGGGTAGCGGGAATCAGGCTTCTGAATCCCTATACCGTCCGATACGGGCCGGATGCGTAGCGCCTTTTTCGCGTCTGCGGCGAACGTGGCTGAGAAATAAGGACGGCTGCCGTGCGTTAGAAAATTTTAAATGATACGATTTGTAGATCAACTGGAGGGTTCAACTTGGAGTTTGGCAAGGTCACACAGACGAACAGCGAATACGACGAAAGTGAAATACAGGTTCTGGAAGGACTGGAAGCCGTCCGGAAACGCCCCGGCATGTATATCGGCTCCACCGGGCCGCGCGGACTGCATCATCTGGTTTACGAGATTGTGGACAACGCGATCGACGAAGCTCTCGCGGGCTACTGCGACAAAATCGAAGTGGGAATCCTTCCCGGAGACGTGATCTGTGTCACCGATAATGGGCGCGGCATTCCTGTCGGCATCCATCACCAGGTCGGCATCCCGACCGTCACAGTTGTCTACACTATGCTGCACGCGGGCGGAAAATTCGGAGGAGGAGGATACAAGGTCTCCGGCGGGCTGCACGGCGTCGGCGCGAGCGTCGTCAACGCGCTTTCCGAGTGGCTGGAAGTTGAAGTTTTCAAGGACGGGGTCGTCTATTTTCAGCGGTTTGAGCGGGGAAAACCGGTCACGGAGCTGGAGCAGCGGGGAAAAACAGATAAAGTCGGCACTCGCGTCCGCTTTCAGGCGGACCCTGAAATTTTCAGGGAAACCACGGCTTATGATTATGAAACGCTGCAGACCCGGCTGAGGGAACAGGCGTTTTTAAACGCGGGGGTCCGCATTGTCCTGGCGGATGAACGGAACCCGGAGAACCGCCGCGAAGACGATTTTCACTACGAGGGCGGAATCAGCAGCTTTGTCGAATACATCAACAAAAAAAAAGCGGTCGAGGTCATCCATCCGGACGTCATTTATTTTTCCGCGATCGCGCCGGATGAATCCGCGACGGCGGAAGTCGCCATGCAGTACAACGATTCTTACAACGAGCTGATGCTTTCGTTCGCGAACGATATCCACACGACCGACGGCGGTACGCACGAGGACGGCTTCCGCCGCGCCCTGACGCGCGTGATGAACGATTACGGACGGAAATTCAATATTTTAAAAGAGAGCGACAAGAACCTTTCCGGCGATGACTTCCGCGAAGGGCTTACCGTCATTATCAGCGTCAAGCTGCGGGAAGCTCAGTTCGAGGGCCAGACCAAGGCGCGCCTTGGCAACACCGAGATCGGGACGCTGGTCAACTCGATGGTTTCGGAAAAGCTGTCGGTTTATCTGGAAGAGAATCCCGCCGCGGCGCGCGCGATTTTCGACAAGGCGATGGCGGCTTCCCACGCGCGAGAAGCTGCGCGGAAGGCGCGCGACATGGTGCGGCGCAAGTCCGCGCTGGAGAACGCTTCCCTTCCCGGCAAACTGGCCGACTGCCAGAGCCGGAACCCGGATGAAACCGAGATCTACATCGTCGAAGGCGATTCGGCGGGCGGTTCCGCGAAGGGAGGGCGCGACCGCCGGTATCAGGCGATTCTTCCCCTTTGGGGAAAGATGCTGAATGTGGAAAAAGCCAGGCTAGACAAAGTTTACGGCAACGAAAAGCTGATGCCGATCGTCACCGCGCTCGGCTGCGGCATCGGTGAGGAATTCGACCTGAACAAACTGCGCTACGGCAAAATCATCATCATGGCCGATGCCGATGTCGACGGTTCCCACATCCGCACACTGCTTTTGACGTTCTTTTTCCGGTTTATGAAGCCGCTGGTGGAAGAGGGCCATGTCTACCTTGCGCAGCCGCCGCTTTACCGCCTGACCAAAACAAAAAAGCACTATTATGCCTACACGGACAAAGAACGCGACCAGCTGATGAAGGAATTCATCTCCGGATATGATATTCAGCGGTATAAAGGCCTGGGCGAAATGGACCCGGAACAGCTTTGGGAGACCACGATGAATCCGGAAACCCGGATGATGCTGCGTGTGGAGGTGGAGGACGCAGCCGCCGCGGATGAGGCGTTCACCATCCTGATGGGCGATAAGGTTGAGCCGCGCCGGGAATTTATCGAGCAGAACGCGAAATATGTACAGAACCTCGATGTCTGAGCAGGGCCGCGGGATTTCCCGCGCGGCGTGTCCCCTGTCAGGGGAATGCTGCGAAGCGGCAAAGGGTGCGGCCGCCCACAGCGAGAGCCGCGCCGGAAATTTATCGAGCAGAACGCAAAATATGTACAGAACCTCGATGTATGACACAAAGGTTCACGCAAGCTAAATGTGTGGATACGCGGAGCGTTGAAACGGCGGATGCCGCAGATGCCGCGATATCTGACAAAGTTTGCGGAAGCGCTGCGGTATTGTAAATTCTGAAGAGAAGATGAAATTTTTAGATTGATGCGTCCGACATGATATGTGAAACAGCGGATGTGCAGAAGGAGTTTAACAGAGATGACCAGCCGTTCTACTGAAAACGAAAAAAATTCCAAACCTCCGGAACCGGAAGATTCCGGACCTCCTCAGCCGGATTTTCAGGAATCCAAGCTGGTGCCGGATGAGAGCGAAGCCTATGAGGAACAGCAGACCGGAATCGAGCTTTCCTATGTTTTGAAGAAAGA
This window contains:
- the dnaA gene encoding chromosomal replication initiator protein DnaA, producing the protein MESFTEVWNLVCEYCKSKITEIAFSTWISRIEPVTLDFTDGVAVLRVPNELHRQTVLHYYNAILEEAFRQIFSREIQIRVCVPGEMESDAKKEELAENEDNYEFTFDTYIVGPSNKFAHAASMAVASKPASLYNPLFIYGNSGLGKTHLLYAIRNEIGNTNPAMKIVYIKGDEFTNELIEAIRRGTTGEFHQRYRKADVLLVDDIQFIAGKDSTQEEFFHTFNTLYEAKKQIVLTSDRPPKDIKTLEERLLTRFEWGLTADIQPPDFETRIAIIKRKAELLKITLPDNVVEYIANRLKNNIRQLEGAVKKMKAYSLLNGETMNIQTAQAAISDIINNDQPTPFTVEKIIDEVARTFGTTGDDIRSSKRSANISGARQMAMYVVREITQMPMTSIGKEFGGRDHSTVVYAIQQVEKNISRDAKIKATAEDIIKNIRDR
- the dnaN gene encoding DNA polymerase III subunit beta: MKITCDKQKLNEAVLNIQRAVSSKSSIPALEGILIQAKDNTVQLCGYDLELGITTYFDCNTEENGSIVLSARLLSEIVRRLPAATVTIMTDEKQMTTIQSGETEYSIVGIPAQEYPELPAVGGENTLKVQSGILRSMIRQTLFAVAENDAKPIHTGTLFELETDCLRLVSVDGYRLAIREEPIKCESKTNFVVPGKTLGEVLKLLGDDDNEVELQIGRRHILFSIQNYTVISRLLEGEFLDYRAAVPNECSTELKVSTQSFISSVERVSLLITDRLKSPVRCIFEENEIRVSCSTAIGRANDKLDAQITGSSLEMGFNNRFLLDALRNTECDEVRVQLNGPLSPMRILPREGNAFLFLVLPVRLKNTGE
- a CDS encoding RNA-binding S4 domain-containing protein — protein: MKEEKIIIRTEFIRLDSFLKLAGAFETGGQAKYAVQSGQVLVNGEVCTMRGKKMRPGDRAQVGQSVYEVCSP
- the recF gene encoding DNA replication/repair protein RecF (All proteins in this family for which functions are known are DNA-binding proteins that assist the filamentation of RecA onto DNA for the initiation of recombination or recombinational repair.) — translated: MKVQRLSWKNFRNLPAGEFDPCGEVNVIFGQNAQGKTNLLEAMWLFTGERSFRSAKDAELVLREEPSARLKMDFYSEGREQTAQITVADGRRSAELNGVPKGACSALTGKFCAVVFSPEHLALVRGGPALRRSFVDSALCQIKPGYVSLLSGYNRTLFQRNALLKDIPRHAELMDTLSIWDDRLCQFGERIVRQRTAYLDALASPAAGFYSGISADRETLSLRYLKSADDLRQTLSDSRREDLLNGHTGAGPHRDDVEITVDGMSARAYASQGQKRSAVLALKLAEAELLNRMNGERPVVFLDDVMSELDSQRQDYLLNHLSEFQVFLTCCEPGAARLMKSGALFQMENGVLSVRQPL
- the remB gene encoding extracellular matrix regulator RemB — protein: MYLHLGQDTVVLMKNIIGIFDMETSTISRTTRDTLAAAQKSGNVVNVSMEMPKSFVLCREGNKTTFYITQISSSTLLKRTGFTDEISNL
- the gyrB gene encoding DNA topoisomerase (ATP-hydrolyzing) subunit B, with the translated sequence MEFGKVTQTNSEYDESEIQVLEGLEAVRKRPGMYIGSTGPRGLHHLVYEIVDNAIDEALAGYCDKIEVGILPGDVICVTDNGRGIPVGIHHQVGIPTVTVVYTMLHAGGKFGGGGYKVSGGLHGVGASVVNALSEWLEVEVFKDGVVYFQRFERGKPVTELEQRGKTDKVGTRVRFQADPEIFRETTAYDYETLQTRLREQAFLNAGVRIVLADERNPENRREDDFHYEGGISSFVEYINKKKAVEVIHPDVIYFSAIAPDESATAEVAMQYNDSYNELMLSFANDIHTTDGGTHEDGFRRALTRVMNDYGRKFNILKESDKNLSGDDFREGLTVIISVKLREAQFEGQTKARLGNTEIGTLVNSMVSEKLSVYLEENPAAARAIFDKAMAASHAREAARKARDMVRRKSALENASLPGKLADCQSRNPDETEIYIVEGDSAGGSAKGGRDRRYQAILPLWGKMLNVEKARLDKVYGNEKLMPIVTALGCGIGEEFDLNKLRYGKIIIMADADVDGSHIRTLLLTFFFRFMKPLVEEGHVYLAQPPLYRLTKTKKHYYAYTDKERDQLMKEFISGYDIQRYKGLGEMDPEQLWETTMNPETRMMLRVEVEDAAAADEAFTILMGDKVEPRREFIEQNAKYVQNLDV